Proteins from one Streptosporangium becharense genomic window:
- a CDS encoding acyl-CoA dehydrogenase family protein yields MTDKLTGERLVDDMTGAERDRAARVEAVLPALRAAAAEADGRARFPAGHVALLREAGLLGLVVPERYGGLGGTLRDLAAATFAMGTACPSTALAYFFHNTSASRGLLPLEAIDAGLFTEEEIPVVRAFAEKVLTRMAGGTWLANFASESVKSSGANITIATTARRAGDGWILEGEKSFGCATGVADYYLTTARLEGYDTAEGLATFFVPREAPGVSVRAPWDGLGMRATANNGIRLGGVFVPEDEALTVPGAFTRMLRMSRGSFVGNQLAIAAVYTGCAQNVYDTVVAELTGRTFADTGRPIASSPTHQVLFGDMTVQLETAYLWLRRQLLLETSEPPPRPRAEVFRQWRMGKGAVTEACFQVVLGAFKASGTSGAMMGGVIGRALRDVAMGLVMTFPAERGRLEAAQMVTQAKENELFATVDRR; encoded by the coding sequence ATGACCGACAAGCTGACGGGTGAGCGTCTCGTCGACGACATGACCGGCGCCGAGCGTGATCGTGCCGCCCGGGTCGAGGCCGTGCTGCCCGCCCTGCGCGCCGCCGCCGCCGAGGCGGACGGACGGGCCCGCTTCCCGGCCGGACACGTCGCGCTGCTGCGTGAGGCCGGGCTGCTCGGTCTGGTGGTGCCCGAGAGGTACGGCGGGCTCGGCGGCACGCTGCGCGACCTGGCCGCCGCCACGTTCGCGATGGGCACGGCCTGCCCGTCCACGGCGCTCGCCTACTTCTTCCACAACACCAGCGCCTCCCGGGGGCTGCTGCCGTTGGAGGCGATCGACGCGGGCCTGTTCACCGAGGAGGAGATCCCGGTGGTGCGGGCCTTCGCCGAGAAGGTGCTGACCCGGATGGCCGGCGGCACGTGGCTGGCCAACTTCGCCTCGGAGTCGGTCAAGAGCTCGGGTGCGAACATCACCATCGCCACCACCGCCCGCCGTGCCGGCGACGGCTGGATCCTGGAAGGCGAGAAGTCGTTCGGCTGCGCCACCGGTGTCGCCGACTACTACCTGACCACCGCCAGGCTGGAGGGGTACGACACCGCCGAGGGCCTGGCCACGTTCTTCGTGCCGCGTGAGGCTCCCGGCGTCTCGGTCCGGGCCCCGTGGGACGGGCTCGGCATGCGTGCGACGGCCAACAACGGCATCCGGCTCGGTGGGGTGTTCGTCCCCGAGGACGAGGCGCTGACCGTGCCCGGCGCGTTCACCCGCATGCTGCGGATGAGCCGGGGCAGCTTCGTCGGCAACCAGCTCGCCATCGCGGCCGTCTACACCGGTTGCGCGCAGAACGTCTACGACACCGTCGTCGCCGAGCTCACCGGCAGGACGTTCGCCGACACCGGGCGGCCGATCGCCTCCAGCCCGACGCACCAGGTGCTCTTCGGCGACATGACCGTGCAGTTGGAGACCGCCTACCTGTGGTTGCGCCGGCAGCTGCTGCTGGAGACCTCCGAGCCGCCGCCGCGGCCCAGGGCGGAGGTGTTCCGGCAGTGGCGGATGGGGAAGGGTGCGGTGACCGAAGCCTGCTTCCAGGTCGTCCTGGGCGCGTTCAAGGCCTCGGGCACCTCCGGCGCCATGATGGGCGGTGTGATCGGTCGTGCCCTGCGCGACGTGGCGATGGGCCTGGTGATGACCTTTCCCGCCGAGCGCGGCAGGTTGGAGGCCGCCCAGATGGTGACGCAGGCCAAGGAGAACGAGCTGTTCGCGACCGTGGACCGCCGATGA
- a CDS encoding DUF1048 domain-containing protein — protein METGSNEPKSRYLQYLEMVTGPLEDKRRYRQYKARIKQLPQNYRTAAEALERYLLLLGPADGAAAMAMYEDLTDLFERSAADGTPIRDIFGEDPVEFVEAFVANYPVGQWRSRERNRFTSAVARAAGEDPAREDKTER, from the coding sequence ATGGAAACAGGGTCGAACGAGCCGAAGAGCCGCTATCTGCAGTACCTGGAGATGGTCACCGGGCCGCTGGAGGACAAGCGGCGCTACCGGCAGTACAAGGCGCGCATCAAGCAGCTTCCCCAGAACTACCGCACGGCGGCCGAGGCGCTGGAGCGCTACCTGCTGCTGCTCGGGCCGGCCGACGGCGCCGCCGCGATGGCGATGTACGAAGACCTCACCGATCTGTTCGAACGCAGCGCGGCGGACGGAACCCCGATCCGCGACATCTTCGGGGAGGACCCCGTGGAGTTCGTGGAGGCGTTCGTGGCCAACTACCCGGTCGGACAGTGGAGAAGCCGGGAGCGGAACCGCTTCACCAGCGCCGTCGCGCGCGCCGCCGGCGAAGATCCCGCAAGAGAGGACAAGACCGAGCGATGA
- a CDS encoding IclR family transcriptional regulator yields the protein MPAQANTSAQAADTTDEDDSQSRSIAAVERAMDVLLLFGRSTRPDLGVTEIATELGLTKAAVHRILTALRSRQLIAADPVTRRYSLGHAAISLGRAYLARTDLRVMAGPELRRLAAHAGETATLSIRRGDTRLYVEQVVPEQELRMEVSLGIPYPLHAGSSSKVILAFLRQEEIEGYLTRHRLEALTTRTITDQAKLRAELAAIRRRGYATSLGERQEGAASIAAPVFDHDGGVIAAISVSGPSTRFKSHMQQAIPPLIEAADRLSAQLGHHR from the coding sequence GTGCCAGCCCAGGCCAACACCAGCGCACAGGCGGCGGACACCACGGACGAGGACGACAGCCAGAGCCGGTCCATCGCGGCCGTGGAACGCGCCATGGACGTCCTGCTGCTCTTCGGCCGCAGCACCCGCCCCGACCTGGGAGTGACCGAGATCGCCACCGAACTCGGGCTCACCAAGGCGGCCGTGCACCGCATCCTGACCGCGCTGCGCAGCCGCCAGCTCATCGCGGCCGACCCCGTCACCAGGCGCTACTCCCTGGGACACGCCGCGATCTCCCTCGGCCGCGCCTACCTGGCCCGCACCGACCTGCGCGTCATGGCCGGACCGGAGCTGCGCCGCCTGGCCGCCCACGCGGGGGAGACCGCCACCCTGTCCATCCGGCGCGGCGACACCCGCCTGTACGTGGAGCAGGTCGTCCCCGAACAGGAGCTCAGGATGGAGGTCTCGCTCGGCATCCCCTACCCGCTGCACGCGGGCAGCTCCTCCAAGGTGATCCTGGCATTCCTCCGGCAGGAGGAGATCGAGGGCTACCTGACCCGCCACAGACTGGAGGCGCTCACCACCAGGACGATCACCGACCAGGCGAAGCTCCGGGCCGAACTGGCCGCGATCCGCCGCCGGGGATACGCCACCTCGCTGGGCGAGCGCCAGGAAGGCGCCGCGTCGATCGCCGCACCCGTGTTCGACCACGACGGCGGCGTGATCGCGGCGATCAGCGTCTCCGGGCCGAGCACCCGCTTCAAATCACACATGCAGCAGGCGATCCCCCCGCTCATCGAAGCGGCCGACCGCCTCTCGGCCCAGCTCGGCCACCATCGCTAG
- a CDS encoding ABC transporter ATP-binding protein, producing MTAQQAQAIHVRGLEKSYKELRVLRGVDFTVARGSIFALLGSNGVGKTTVVKILSTLLKADAGTARVNGFDVATQAADVRESISLTGQFAAVDEILSGRENLVLVARLRHLKEPGKVADDLLERFSLTDAGGRKVSTYSGGMRRRLDIAMSLVGDPPVIFLDEPTTGLDPQSRIEVWQAVRELAARGTTVLLTTQYLDEAEHLADRIAILHEGRIIVNGTLSELKRLLPPAEVEYVEKQPTLEDVFLTLVGADGRNGQDRNVGTNA from the coding sequence ATGACGGCACAGCAAGCCCAGGCGATCCACGTGCGGGGCCTGGAGAAGTCGTACAAGGAACTGCGGGTGCTGCGCGGCGTGGACTTCACCGTGGCGCGGGGCAGCATCTTCGCCCTGCTCGGCTCGAACGGGGTCGGCAAGACCACGGTCGTGAAAATCCTGTCCACGCTGCTCAAGGCCGACGCGGGCACGGCCCGCGTCAACGGCTTCGACGTCGCCACGCAGGCCGCAGACGTGCGCGAGTCGATCAGCCTCACCGGGCAGTTCGCCGCCGTCGACGAGATCCTCAGCGGGCGGGAGAACCTGGTGCTGGTCGCCCGCCTGCGCCACCTCAAAGAGCCGGGCAAGGTCGCCGACGACCTGCTTGAGCGTTTCTCGCTGACCGACGCGGGCGGGCGGAAGGTGTCCACGTACTCGGGCGGCATGCGCCGCCGCCTCGACATCGCGATGAGCCTGGTCGGCGATCCGCCGGTCATCTTCCTCGACGAGCCGACGACCGGGCTCGACCCCCAGTCGCGCATCGAGGTGTGGCAGGCCGTCAGAGAACTCGCCGCGCGCGGCACGACGGTGCTGCTCACGACGCAGTATCTGGACGAGGCCGAACACCTCGCCGACCGGATCGCGATCCTCCACGAGGGCCGGATCATCGTCAACGGCACCCTGTCCGAGCTCAAGCGGCTGCTCCCGCCCGCCGAGGTGGAATACGTCGAGAAGCAGCCGACCTTGGAGGACGTCTTCCTCACGCTCGTCGGCGCCGACGGCAGGAACGGCCAGGACCGCAACGTCGGCACGAACGCGTAA
- a CDS encoding beta-glucosidase, producing the protein MTHEQHPAALDGITLEKKVALLSGRDFWTTESLPEAGVEGITMADGPHGLRRQSGEHDHLAMFSSDPATCFPPAVAVGTSWDVDVAARVGAAIGREAVAQGVDLVLGPGVNIKRSPVCGRNFEYYSEDPYLSGVLAAAFVRHLQAEGPGVSVKHFAANNQETNRQTISADVDPRTLREIYLPAFEHVVREARPATVMAAYNKINGVFASENRWLLTDLLRDEWGFEGAVVSDWNAVVDRVAALRAGLDLEMPGGDAGRDHEVLQAVRAGELDESVVDVSVRRIAALDARRGSRTAEADLDAHHALARELAAECAVLLRNEHDTLPLRGGVRIAVLGELAEHPRTQGGGSAHVNASRVDVPVDEIRAVAAAHGSAVAYAAGYRLDEPGSQGLAAEAVRAARECDVAVVFAGLSERWESEGVDRDSLDLPAEQVALIRAVAGVALRTVVVLSAGGVVSLEPWHDDVDAVLGAFVLGQGGGRAIADLLFGARNPSGHLAETIPVRLHDHASSLNFPGEQGHVRYGEGVYVGYRQFSTFGTPVRYPFGHGLSYTTFVTRSVSARVTGPDTATVDVQVQNTGGREGKHVVQVYVATTAGPVRRPVRELRAFTKIDLGPGQTETVRFELGRRAFAYWDIDAGAWVVAPGTYEVQVGPDAHTVEVTTSVELTGEIVAREVTLDSTVGAWLEHPVIAEPTLEALGFAEATISEEHMAMVRSMTMRQFINISGLDLPVGRLEELAATSRTH; encoded by the coding sequence GTGACACACGAGCAGCACCCCGCTGCCCTTGACGGCATCACGCTGGAGAAGAAGGTCGCCCTGCTGTCCGGCCGTGACTTCTGGACCACCGAGAGCCTGCCGGAGGCAGGCGTCGAAGGCATCACCATGGCGGACGGGCCCCACGGGCTTCGCAGGCAGTCCGGCGAGCACGACCACCTGGCCATGTTCTCCAGCGACCCGGCCACCTGCTTCCCCCCGGCGGTCGCGGTCGGGACCAGCTGGGACGTCGACGTCGCCGCGCGCGTCGGCGCCGCCATCGGCCGGGAAGCGGTCGCGCAAGGTGTCGACCTCGTGCTCGGGCCCGGCGTCAACATCAAGCGCTCCCCCGTGTGCGGACGCAACTTCGAGTACTACTCGGAGGACCCGTACCTGTCCGGAGTGCTCGCAGCGGCGTTCGTCCGGCATCTGCAGGCGGAAGGGCCGGGCGTGTCGGTCAAGCACTTCGCCGCCAACAACCAGGAGACGAACCGGCAGACGATCAGCGCGGACGTCGATCCGCGCACCCTGCGGGAGATCTACCTCCCGGCGTTCGAGCACGTCGTGCGTGAAGCCCGGCCGGCGACCGTCATGGCGGCCTACAACAAGATCAACGGCGTCTTCGCCTCCGAGAACCGCTGGCTGCTGACGGACCTGCTGCGCGACGAGTGGGGCTTCGAAGGTGCGGTCGTCTCCGACTGGAACGCCGTCGTCGACCGCGTCGCCGCACTGCGAGCCGGCCTCGACCTCGAAATGCCGGGAGGCGACGCGGGCCGCGACCACGAGGTGCTCCAAGCCGTCCGCGCCGGCGAACTCGACGAGTCCGTCGTCGACGTGAGCGTGCGCCGCATCGCGGCGCTGGACGCCCGGCGCGGCAGCCGCACGGCCGAGGCCGACCTCGATGCCCACCACGCACTGGCCCGGGAGCTCGCCGCCGAGTGCGCCGTCCTGCTCCGCAACGAGCACGACACGCTGCCCTTGCGAGGCGGCGTCCGGATCGCCGTGCTCGGTGAGCTCGCCGAGCACCCCCGGACACAGGGCGGGGGCAGCGCGCACGTGAACGCCTCCCGGGTCGACGTCCCGGTGGACGAGATCCGGGCGGTGGCCGCGGCACACGGATCGGCCGTCGCCTACGCCGCCGGGTACCGCCTGGACGAGCCCGGCTCGCAGGGGCTCGCCGCCGAAGCGGTGCGGGCGGCTCGGGAGTGCGACGTCGCCGTCGTCTTCGCCGGGCTCAGCGAGCGCTGGGAATCCGAAGGCGTCGACCGCGACTCGCTCGACCTGCCCGCGGAGCAGGTCGCGCTGATCCGCGCCGTCGCCGGCGTCGCTCTGCGGACGGTCGTCGTGCTGTCCGCCGGCGGGGTCGTCTCGCTCGAGCCGTGGCACGACGACGTCGACGCGGTGCTCGGGGCCTTCGTCCTGGGGCAGGGCGGTGGGCGTGCGATCGCCGATCTGCTGTTCGGCGCGCGCAACCCCTCGGGGCACCTCGCGGAGACGATCCCGGTACGCCTGCACGACCACGCCAGCTCGCTGAACTTCCCGGGCGAGCAGGGCCACGTCCGCTACGGCGAGGGGGTGTACGTCGGCTACCGGCAGTTCAGCACGTTCGGCACGCCGGTCCGCTATCCGTTCGGCCACGGGCTGTCGTACACGACCTTCGTCACCCGCTCGGTGTCGGCGCGGGTCACGGGTCCGGACACCGCCACGGTCGACGTGCAGGTGCAGAACACCGGAGGGCGAGAGGGCAAGCACGTCGTGCAGGTGTACGTGGCGACCACGGCGGGGCCGGTGCGGCGTCCCGTGCGGGAACTGCGGGCGTTCACGAAGATCGACCTCGGCCCCGGGCAGACGGAGACCGTACGGTTCGAGCTCGGCCGCCGCGCGTTCGCGTACTGGGACATCGACGCCGGCGCGTGGGTCGTCGCACCGGGCACGTACGAGGTGCAGGTCGGCCCGGACGCGCACACGGTGGAGGTGACGACGAGCGTCGAGCTGACCGGTGAGATCGTCGCCCGGGAGGTCACGCTCGATTCCACCGTCGGCGCCTGGCTCGAACATCCCGTCATCGCGGAGCCCACCCTGGAAGCGCTCGGATTCGCGGAAGCGACGATCTCCGAGGAGCACATGGCGATGGTCAGGTCGATGACCATGCGCCAGTTCATCAACATCTCCGGCCTCGATCTGCCCGTCGGACGGCTGGAAGAGCTGGCCGCGACCTCACGCACCCACTGA
- a CDS encoding beta-glucosidase family protein, translating to MHPEQPYRDASLPVDERVADLLGRMTLEEKAAQLAAPTAPAIDVHDPPSTGWGGVVAALASLESSPREIAAAINELQRKHVEDTRLGIPVLVAEEALVGLKIQGATMFPDAIAQAATWDPELIERMGTAIGIQMARTGVRQALSPLADTARDPRWGRVEETYGEEPYLVGSMATAFVRGMQEADAGTPLVATVKHFLGYSASAGGRNTDSASIGPRELREVHSVPFEMVIRDGGARGIMPAYVDIDGVPVTGSRAYLTGLLRDELGFEGLVISDLGAVNQLYTKHGTAHSDAAASAQAVRAGVHLDLVSRLTTGDLIEAVESGLLPTADLDLAVSTVLRTKFELGLFERPYVDLDAVPETLDPAETRGLAREIAERSVVLLRNEPVDGVPLLPLDPGTATIAVLGPNADRLLGQLGDYSYPVLDSMTKRFALATDPTARADEVAEFGGSTGADRVRLMVESVPVVTFLDGIRARAHGARVLYEPGCPVQEEDRSGIPAAVEAARSADVAVVVVGDQAGINAFGTVGEGLDSATCELPGVQRELVEAVLATGTPTVVVLSHGRPYSLRWMADSVPAIVTSWFGGEEAGGAAAAVLFGDVNPAGRLPVSFLDFGGSAPLPYWRAAQTPAYVEGRAGATFPFGHGLSYTTFAYRDVEIGRPDVPTDGEVELSFTVVNVGDRAGDEVVQVYGQDVIARTARPRRKLVAFRRVSLEAGAVVRITATVPASMFALWDPDEGWLVEPGKIKFFVGGSSAQIRLRTSVTLTGDVHRAGPGRALTSSVSVIPVDPDAEPATRSAAARAAALRAAAPLSGDNTVLEWLEHPVGGDLLRGLLQGADEETLAPAFGMSLQQMAMYSGGRITTETVDRLVAEAHARQG from the coding sequence TTGCATCCCGAACAGCCCTACCGTGACGCGTCGCTGCCGGTGGACGAGCGGGTCGCGGATCTGCTCGGCCGGATGACCCTCGAGGAGAAGGCCGCGCAACTCGCCGCCCCCACCGCACCGGCGATCGACGTCCACGACCCGCCGTCCACCGGATGGGGCGGCGTCGTCGCGGCGCTGGCGAGTCTCGAATCGTCCCCGCGCGAGATCGCCGCCGCGATCAACGAACTGCAGCGCAAACACGTCGAGGACACACGGCTGGGCATTCCCGTTCTCGTCGCCGAAGAGGCCCTGGTCGGGTTGAAGATCCAAGGTGCGACCATGTTCCCCGACGCGATCGCCCAGGCCGCCACCTGGGACCCGGAGCTGATCGAGCGGATGGGCACCGCGATCGGGATCCAGATGGCACGCACCGGCGTCCGGCAGGCGCTGTCGCCGCTGGCCGACACGGCCCGGGATCCACGCTGGGGCCGGGTGGAGGAGACCTACGGCGAAGAGCCGTACCTCGTCGGCTCGATGGCCACCGCGTTCGTCCGCGGCATGCAGGAGGCGGACGCCGGGACGCCGCTCGTCGCGACGGTGAAGCACTTCCTCGGCTACAGCGCCAGCGCCGGTGGCCGCAACACCGACTCGGCCTCGATCGGCCCGCGCGAGCTGCGTGAGGTTCACTCGGTGCCGTTCGAGATGGTGATCCGCGACGGTGGGGCACGCGGCATCATGCCGGCGTACGTCGACATCGACGGCGTTCCGGTGACCGGTTCGCGGGCGTACCTCACCGGCCTGCTCCGCGACGAGCTGGGCTTCGAGGGGCTGGTCATCTCCGACCTCGGCGCCGTCAACCAGCTCTACACCAAGCACGGCACCGCGCACAGCGACGCGGCCGCGAGCGCTCAGGCCGTGCGCGCCGGGGTGCACCTGGACCTCGTCTCCCGGCTGACGACCGGGGATCTGATCGAGGCGGTCGAGTCCGGGCTCCTCCCGACGGCCGACCTGGACCTGGCGGTGAGCACGGTTCTGCGGACGAAGTTCGAGCTGGGGCTGTTCGAGCGGCCCTATGTCGACCTGGACGCGGTGCCGGAGACTCTCGACCCCGCGGAGACCCGCGGCCTGGCTCGCGAGATCGCCGAGCGGTCGGTCGTCCTGCTCCGCAACGAGCCGGTCGACGGCGTTCCCCTCCTTCCGCTCGACCCGGGCACCGCGACGATCGCGGTGCTCGGCCCGAACGCCGACCGCCTGCTGGGACAGCTGGGCGACTACAGCTACCCGGTGCTCGACAGCATGACGAAGCGGTTCGCGCTCGCCACGGACCCGACGGCCCGCGCGGACGAGGTCGCCGAGTTCGGCGGCTCGACGGGAGCGGACCGGGTCCGCCTGATGGTGGAGTCCGTACCGGTGGTCACGTTCCTCGACGGGATCCGCGCCAGGGCCCACGGTGCGAGGGTGCTGTACGAGCCCGGATGTCCCGTGCAGGAGGAGGACCGCTCGGGCATCCCCGCGGCCGTCGAAGCGGCGAGGTCCGCGGACGTCGCCGTGGTCGTCGTCGGGGACCAGGCGGGTATCAACGCCTTCGGCACCGTCGGTGAGGGCCTGGACAGCGCCACGTGCGAGCTGCCCGGTGTTCAGCGGGAACTGGTCGAGGCGGTCCTGGCCACGGGCACGCCGACCGTCGTCGTGCTCAGCCACGGCCGGCCCTACTCGCTGAGGTGGATGGCCGACTCCGTTCCCGCGATCGTGACGAGCTGGTTCGGCGGGGAGGAGGCCGGCGGTGCCGCCGCCGCCGTGCTCTTCGGTGACGTCAATCCCGCCGGGCGGCTGCCCGTCTCCTTCCTCGACTTCGGCGGCAGCGCACCCCTGCCCTACTGGCGGGCGGCGCAGACTCCCGCCTACGTCGAGGGACGCGCGGGGGCCACGTTCCCGTTCGGGCACGGTCTGAGCTACACGACTTTCGCCTACCGCGACGTCGAGATCGGCCGGCCGGACGTACCGACCGACGGTGAGGTCGAGCTGTCGTTCACGGTGGTGAACGTCGGAGATCGTGCCGGTGACGAGGTCGTCCAGGTGTACGGGCAGGACGTGATCGCACGGACCGCGCGGCCCCGGCGCAAGCTGGTCGCGTTCCGGCGGGTGTCGCTGGAGGCCGGCGCCGTGGTGCGGATCACGGCGACGGTGCCGGCGAGCATGTTCGCGCTGTGGGACCCCGACGAGGGCTGGCTCGTCGAACCGGGGAAGATCAAGTTCTTCGTCGGCGGGTCGTCCGCTCAGATACGCCTGCGCACGTCGGTCACGCTCACCGGCGACGTTCACCGGGCGGGCCCGGGCCGTGCTCTCACCAGTTCGGTCTCGGTGATCCCGGTCGACCCCGACGCCGAGCCGGCCACGCGGAGCGCGGCCGCGCGTGCCGCCGCGCTCCGGGCGGCGGCTCCGCTCTCCGGCGACAACACCGTCCTGGAGTGGCTCGAACACCCGGTCGGCGGCGACCTGCTGCGCGGCCTGCTCCAGGGAGCCGACGAAGAGACGCTCGCACCGGCGTTCGGAATGTCGCTCCAGCAGATGGCGATGTACAGCGGCGGCCGGATCACCACCGAGACCGTCGATCGGCTCGTCGCGGAGGCGCACGCGCGGCAAGGCTAG
- a CDS encoding PadR family transcriptional regulator yields MGKQLTEMLKGTLEGIVLATLSGRPAYGYEITAWLREQGFSDIAEGTIYALLVRIEQRGLVDVEKVPSEKGPPRKVYSLNAQGREYLEEFWRTWSFLAERLEQLREGGK; encoded by the coding sequence GTGGGCAAGCAGCTGACGGAGATGCTCAAGGGAACGCTGGAGGGCATCGTCCTGGCGACCTTGTCCGGCCGGCCCGCGTACGGCTACGAGATCACGGCATGGCTGCGCGAGCAAGGCTTCTCCGACATCGCCGAGGGCACCATCTACGCGCTGCTGGTCAGGATCGAGCAGCGCGGCCTCGTCGACGTGGAGAAGGTCCCCTCCGAGAAGGGGCCGCCGCGCAAGGTGTACTCCCTGAACGCTCAGGGACGGGAGTACCTCGAAGAGTTCTGGAGGACCTGGAGCTTCCTGGCCGAGAGGCTCGAGCAGCTCCGCGAAGGAGGTAAGTAG
- a CDS encoding ABC transporter permease translates to MTKHFFGDTAVLLGRSLRHITRSADTIVTTTLMPIAMLLLFVYVFGGAISTGPVSYVNYLLPGILLITVASGIAYTAFRLFTDMKSGIFERFQSMPTARSAVLWAHVLTSLVANLISLVVVVLVALLMGFRSGAGVPAWLAVAGILILFTLALTWIAVIPGLTAKSVDGASAFSYPLIFLPFVSSAFVPTDTMPGPLRAFAEHQPVTSIVNAIRNLFTQQPVGTDIWIALAWCVGLLIVAYAFAMNTYRRKIS, encoded by the coding sequence ATGACCAAGCATTTCTTCGGCGACACCGCCGTCCTGCTGGGACGATCCCTGCGCCACATCACCCGCAGCGCGGACACCATCGTCACGACCACGCTCATGCCGATCGCCATGCTGCTGCTGTTCGTCTACGTGTTCGGCGGCGCGATCAGCACCGGGCCGGTCTCGTATGTGAACTACCTGCTGCCCGGCATCCTGCTCATCACGGTCGCCTCGGGGATCGCCTACACCGCCTTCCGGCTGTTCACGGACATGAAGAGCGGCATCTTCGAGCGCTTCCAGTCCATGCCCACCGCGCGCTCGGCGGTGCTGTGGGCACACGTGCTGACCTCGCTGGTCGCCAACCTGATCTCGCTCGTGGTCGTCGTGCTCGTCGCCCTGCTCATGGGCTTCCGCTCGGGGGCGGGCGTGCCGGCCTGGCTCGCGGTCGCCGGCATCCTGATCCTGTTCACCCTGGCGTTGACCTGGATCGCCGTCATCCCCGGTCTCACCGCGAAGTCCGTGGACGGCGCGAGCGCGTTCTCCTACCCGCTCATCTTCCTGCCGTTCGTCAGCTCGGCCTTCGTACCCACCGACACCATGCCCGGCCCGCTGCGCGCCTTCGCCGAGCACCAGCCGGTGACGTCCATCGTCAACGCCATCCGCAACCTGTTCACCCAGCAACCGGTCGGCACCGACATCTGGATCGCCCTGGCCTGGTGCGTCGGCCTCCTCATCGTCGCGTACGCCTTCGCCATGAACACCTACCGCCGCAAGATCTCCTAA
- a CDS encoding aldehyde dehydrogenase family protein, translated as MIGVPEFRDLVDGVWSACPGDLGFDLEDPATGQAVARARATAPGRVEAALAAAERVAVPWAATAPERRAEMLDTVAGELDRRIPDIVALESFATGVPIRQTTPLGAIVGGSFRLASAQLREGLLRTTEIREDGRVVEVHRLPLGPALCLVPWNAPAPMAAHKVASALAAGCPVILKVSEYAPYGSQVLAEVLHEALPPGVFQFVQGGARTGGRLAGDARVRAVSFTGGPAGGRAVAAACAAGFRPAQLELGGNNPLLVLPDAGIEVAARMAADLLTTLNGQWCRALGRLLVPRGRLGELVAAVGERLTALRAGDPLCDGTDFGPLVHSAHVRRVREAVAAAGGRAVSYGVMPDSGNFLAPTLITGADLAEEVFGPVAAVVPYDTVEEAVTLANATPYGLEGYVMGADEERAMAVARRVRAGEVKVNGSSVMSLHLFTPRPAWGVSGLGEEGTRETLRFFTNARVVGVEGGFALHGRQR; from the coding sequence GTGATCGGCGTTCCCGAGTTCCGGGACCTGGTCGACGGCGTGTGGTCAGCCTGCCCGGGGGACCTCGGCTTCGACCTGGAGGATCCCGCGACCGGCCAGGCGGTCGCCCGGGCACGCGCGACGGCGCCCGGACGCGTCGAGGCGGCTCTGGCCGCGGCGGAGCGGGTGGCGGTCCCGTGGGCGGCGACCGCGCCGGAACGCCGCGCCGAGATGCTCGACACCGTGGCCGGTGAGCTCGATCGGCGGATCCCGGACATCGTCGCACTGGAGTCCTTCGCCACCGGGGTGCCGATCCGGCAGACCACCCCGCTGGGGGCCATCGTCGGCGGGTCGTTCCGGCTGGCCTCCGCGCAGCTTCGTGAGGGCCTGCTGCGGACGACGGAGATCCGTGAGGACGGCCGCGTCGTCGAGGTGCACCGGCTCCCCCTGGGCCCTGCCCTGTGCCTGGTGCCGTGGAACGCCCCCGCCCCGATGGCCGCGCACAAGGTCGCCAGCGCGCTCGCCGCCGGGTGCCCCGTGATCCTCAAGGTGAGCGAGTACGCACCCTACGGTTCGCAGGTGCTGGCCGAGGTCCTGCACGAGGCACTGCCGCCGGGTGTGTTCCAGTTCGTGCAGGGCGGTGCCCGGACGGGCGGGCGTCTGGCCGGCGACGCGCGGGTCCGCGCGGTCTCCTTCACCGGCGGTCCGGCCGGGGGCCGGGCGGTCGCCGCCGCGTGCGCCGCCGGGTTCCGTCCCGCGCAGCTGGAGCTCGGCGGCAACAACCCTCTACTGGTCCTGCCCGACGCCGGGATCGAGGTCGCCGCGCGGATGGCCGCGGATCTGCTGACCACGCTCAACGGCCAGTGGTGCCGGGCACTGGGGCGTCTGCTGGTGCCCCGCGGCCGGCTCGGCGAGCTGGTCGCGGCCGTCGGCGAGCGCCTGACCGCGTTGCGCGCCGGGGACCCGCTGTGCGACGGCACGGACTTCGGGCCGCTGGTCCACTCCGCGCACGTGCGGCGGGTGCGGGAGGCGGTCGCCGCCGCGGGCGGGCGGGCGGTGTCGTACGGCGTCATGCCGGACAGCGGCAACTTCCTGGCGCCCACGTTGATCACCGGGGCCGACCTCGCCGAGGAGGTCTTCGGCCCGGTCGCGGCGGTCGTCCCGTACGACACCGTCGAGGAGGCGGTGACGCTGGCCAACGCCACGCCGTACGGGCTGGAGGGTTATGTCATGGGTGCGGACGAGGAGCGGGCGATGGCGGTCGCGCGGCGGGTGCGGGCGGGCGAGGTGAAGGTCAACGGCTCCAGCGTCATGAGCCTGCACCTGTTCACTCCACGTCCGGCGTGGGGGGTGTCCGGCCTGGGTGAGGAGGGCACCCGTGAGACGTTGCGGTTCTTCACCAACGCCCGGGTCGTCGGTGTCGAGGGTGGCTTCGCCCTGCACGGCAGGCAGCGCTGA